Below is a genomic region from Raphanus sativus cultivar WK10039 chromosome 4, ASM80110v3, whole genome shotgun sequence.
ACTCACCTGGGGATACAAGGGTGATACCAGGGATGGGCTCCTTGGCCTCCTCACAATAAGCCCACATTGACATTTGACCATGGCAACCTTGATTTGCAAGAGCTGATTTGACATTCTGATAGATATCAACATCATCAGGGATTTCGCAGTCATCCAAGTTCCAGAAGACGCCTGTGTTCGCCACTGCCAACAGAGATCGCAAAAAATCAAATCACCAAATatcatcaagaagaagaagaagaaaaataaaagagacaGAAGCAAACAAGATCGACTAGCTTACCATGTGCCAGCTTGTTGGAGACACCATGTAAGCTTATGCTTTGGTCGACAGGCTTTCCTCCACCAAACGGGTGCGTGGACAAACAAACCATGTCTTCTGGTGCGTCACCAATAGATGAAACAAGAATATTGTAATTCAACGATTTCAAATCTTCAAGCACGCCAAATAGCTCCGCTCCTTCTGAGATGTTTTTTGAGATTACCATCAAGTTTGAGGGTGCCGGATTGTACAGTCCCCAGGTATGGAGGTCCACCAACATATGGTCAACTTCAGCATATCCAACTTTGGACACTATATATCAAAAAAAGATTTgtattaagatatatatatatataaaccagagaaagaaaaaaaatgtaattcaCCTCGGTCTCGTAAATGTATTCCGGCAGCTTCACAGAACGAATCAAGTTCAGACCTATCCTTGCTATAAGCCCTAAACTGAATAAGTCTACCAAGGTAGCCAATATTTTCCAAAGCCGATTTGATATACTCCAAAAGAGTAGTAGGATCGAGACCGTCAGGGATGGGACTGTCGTCCAAGTTCCAGAAGACTCCTATATTAGCCCCTGCCAATGTTTCACAAAAGCAATAAGAACAAacaatatatagagagagaaacaaaacaatagGAAAAAATTACTGTTAACATTCATCCCGATCTAGATTGTTAAACAAGAGGAAATAAATATCAAACAAGCTTCAGTTTCGAGCAAGACAGATATCATACTGATGTGTGCTTTGGTCATAATTTCCAAGGAATATTTGGGTTCCatcagaaagaagaagaaaaattagGGATATTATGGAGACGAGAGCACTGGCAAACTACAAGACTGGTGTTGATTATTTGCAGATTCTAAAatggattttgatttttgattttagaaaaaCACAATcaagatttatatttaaattttgttctttAAAATCACTTTATTTGTCAATCAAGATTTTTAGTAAACCTTCTTTTGGTTAACCACATTTTAGGAAAAACATAATGTGAATTATTCGGTCTTCAGATTTTGTACCTTCTTTGTTGAtttatttatgaataaaaaatctATATCCTCCAATTTTGATGAGGAATACATTGAACAGAaattcaaatacatttttattcaaacttcaaatgatcttttcattatttttgttcattttcAGTAAGGTCACCaaccaaaagtaaaattttaatcaatttatgaaaaaaaaacccCAAGTTTTTGtggatttttaataaaaacgaaatttaattaataaatataagaaatcaCATAAAAGTTTTTTTGGGAAGAAATTagtacattttaattaattaatagatatAAGAAAATCTTTTAGAAATTTTGTATGGAAGatatcattttaataataataatatgaaataatttattttgttttagttcTATAAGATAAACTTACTAATAAATCTATATAGATAATATTTACTAGTAATAAAAAGTCAGTAAATAGTttttactaattaataaatacaaatagataatatttactattaataaaaattagttaattatttaataattttagacaCATAAAACAAcaactaaataattaaataaacatgattttttatttataaaatatattatatcaattttaaaaaatgacagATTGCCGTTCAAGTTTAAAAcagttttctaatttttatgactagttttcaaaatttaaaacagctttattttgtataatatttagatattttgtatttaaattttagtttttgcaACAAAATGAATTATATAAAGCATGACATGTGTCTTATTAGGATTAAAAGAAATTCTTAAAACATGTTATTTAAGATACAAGTTCTAATCCCTCTTTCCTACTTTTTAAttctttaattattaatttgtgAAAATACTTTTACTTAGACACCTCTATCGAAGGTGCTAACATTTGTAACTTAGACACCTCTATCAAAGGTGCTAACATTTGTAAGAGAGAATGTCTAAACACCAAATCAATTAGGAGtttaagtgatttgtattaaaatgataaatccactgttattcaaacgtgaattttaaaaattattttaaaatccagtgttattaaacttgatattttataacattatgaaatccactgttattgaacaaaattgaAGTTGGAGATTTTATAGTAGTTTTAATTGTTTCTAGAGTGTTTAAGGAgagtttcttagttataaaaataaaaattcaaatctcaCTGTTTAAATGAGATTCTAgaatgttttaacaaaaatcaaatcaaatttttttaattctcctACAATCATCTacaaactcattaaaaatcaaatcatttcaaaatttcaaatttcagattcaataccccaacaccccccccccccccccaatactcgaaaaacaataaaaatagaaaataatgtgACATATGAGAACACTCTCTCTTAAAAAAAAGGTGACAGATAAGAATATGAGACTTTGTTCTTTGGGGAATCAAGAAAGttgatttatacttttatttaaaatttatttatttggtaTACTCAGAGCATGAGTAGTTATGGTTTATTACCCAACCTCTCatctattaaaaacagaaaaatataaaatgcaagaaaaataaagagaagaaaagagaatcAGTTCTTTGTTAAGAAACTTTGTCAGAAAACCATGAGAAACTTTGTGCTTATGTGTTATTTAGTAACtggtttaaatatatttttgttttaattatatttatttaatttatgttaattattattattgggGGGAAAATACTCCCACTAGCAAtgctataatattattatatatagtgAGAAACTATAAAAAAGACTTTGATAAAGAAATCTACTTATTATGCGATGTCTTTACTGAGTTAAAGGGATGGAGGAAGATGACTTTGAAAATTGTGTGATTTTTGCGTACTAATTTTAGTTCCTAAAAACGTAAACAAATCAAACAACACAAAcagtagaaaattaaaataaaattttaatgttatctTCTTGTTCTACCTATCCtttcatgaattttttttgttagctggaaatatagttttttttgacaccaacataaataaatttgattaaacCTTTTTTAATCAACATGGAAACTCTGTCTCCGTATGGACAAAATATGAAAGTTAACTCCAATCACCAAATACAAAAATTGTAGGTAACAATCCGCGATGTGCATAGaatgaaataatttattaaattatttattgatgttatattaaaatattgctGTATAGCTTTTTTGGGGATATACATTTACATATCCGTTAGGATTCAGTTGTTCTATTTGGATTTTGGGTTTTTAgagttaaaaatttaaattatattcatatttttatattttggtttagatttggtTTGAATTATTGTGGGTCCAGTTCGGATTCGAGTTTGgatacatattaattatatatttatttaacaaaaattcaaatatatttaaattctcaaaatctaaaaaataataatataagacattaataattaaataatgtaaaagtaaatatttaaattaccACAATTCCAAGTTATCTTTTCCGTTCTCCAATTTATGAAATATATCAAAAGGTGTGAATTCCACTCTAGCTACCAACAAAAAGAAACTTCGAATATTGAGGTATCTGGAAACCTTTAAAGCTTTACTGGTAGTGTGTACTTAAAATCTTAAGGTTTAATGAAATTAGTTTCTGTAGAGAGATGAAAACAAATTTGACGGTACAATAAGAAGTGTTTGGTAAGTGAGCGATAAAAAATAACAGTGCAGAAAATGTCGACGGTATTTTAGTTGATGCGAaacttaatgattttttttaaatgatatttttcagTAGTTGTATACagagaattttaaataatttcaattcaGTATTACAAATGTTAAATGTATGAACCAAAAAAGTTTATTGGAAAAATAGAATGCGAACTCATTAAATTGTCTCGAGTATTGTTAAAAAACTTAGTGTGTGAACGCATTAAATGTCAAATGATTGTGAAGGCGATACATCAgcatattcaaaaaatatactGTAAACACATTAATTACAAATgcttatcttttaatatatagaaaattgaTAAAAGAGGAAGATAAAAAATAAGAGCGTACGTAGTTTactattataagaaaataacatttaattaTTCAGGTATATTGTAACCATTATCACATAAGTACATAACAACACAATAAATAGTTCATTATttaacacaaaaagaaaagcgGGCTTCATTATATAGACAAAAAGACATCAATTCATTATATAGATTTTGCCTAAGCACATTCCACTATCGAGGGGATCTAAGTTCTTCGATATGTGATTTGCTACGTGGACCCTGCGTACGAATGAATTGACGGTATTGATCGTAGGTCGTGGAGGTGTAGAGAGCTGGTGAATCTACGGTCACTATTTCCTTCAGTGGCTCGATCGGAACATTACCCTTTGGGTTGTAGAAAAACGCCAATGACAACCTCTCTTTTGCAGGGTTCACGATCACTCTGTGCTCTATGCTTTTATATACCGAATTGCTTAGCATCTAACCAGTAAGAAAATGTTCAACGTATGTTAATAAACATATCAATGCAAATAATGCGAGATATTGAATATTCACCTGCAAAATAACCTCACTATCTCGATGTTATCCTCAAACTAATATTCCGTTTGTAGTCAttgaaatttgatatattttttatcaacaCCATCAATTTACTGACGTTGAACCAAATGCCAACTGATACAACGATTATGAGATATGGTCAAAACTAGTTTTTTCGAGAAAAGGTCAAaacaagtttatttttttataatccagAAGTATCGAGATCCAATCGACTAGTTTTCTGATAATCTGACCAATGGTGCCAACCACACCCGAGGTCATAACTAGTCTGgaaacatttgttttgttttctagaCTTTAACTACTATAATAATATGCATATCTTTTCATCttcagattattaaaaaaagatattcattaatatttatgtcAAAAATGATTGATTTCATAAATCTCAATGTTTTGGATATAGTTATCTtcttaatatatctatatatatatatatgatctgcATTGGTTACTAAGCTAACAAAATGTAGTAAATTTATTGTATTTGTATCCAATACTTTGGGATggataaattatataaattaaatcatttaaaGGTATTTTAACACactctatttatatatgtttaaaagaGTTTTTCTTGTGTTCACTCTCTAGGCTAAACCATAGATTCAtcaactaataatattttattattttatatttaatatttttaaaaatgaaataaaatatttgtcaaattatattatgattttaaaataaaaaataaaaataaaatgaataaaaatagtaatgGTTGCcagaaaaacactaaaccataaatcttaaatactaaattttaaatactaaatactaaaccctatatttttagataaactTTAAACCTTTTGATAAAtcataatcttaaataataaacactaaacactaaatcttaaaaaattaaatatttaatcctaaattctaaacgcGTGGacaaatcctaaaccatatggtttatggtttacccaaaggtttagagtATAAcgtttaagatttagtgtttaaggtttagtgtttcgCTGACggtgttaaaatattaaaataatttgtttttggaaattactattattttttatttatttttacttctttattttaaaatataatataatttagaaaattattattatttgtttaaaatatggGCGGGGCTTTTGAGAAAATAGGATATATGCAACTAATATATGCAGATGAATTATTCATTAGTAcatatagattatttttttggtcaaatagtACATATAGATTATAGGTCAAACTGAAGCTTTAACGATTCTTTTGAAAGGAAGCAATTATACGTGGTAAAATTACCCAAAACGAGAAGAGAAAAAATGGACAACATTATTGTTTGACTTAGTAGACGTTTTGGTTTCAGAACGTTTGAAATATGTGAATACTAGTGAACACGTCGTTGGAATTGTTTTTTCCTGATTTTTGACTTTTTCTATTTCCATTAATAGAGGCACGTGTTGATTTAAATTGATGGGCGACGTGGCTTCGCCAATCCCATCAACTTTAATTAAAAAGACTGAAAAGAAGAAGTACAGAGATGCATGCACGTACTTtcatcaaaagttcaaaaaaaaaaagacgaaatCTTTGTTCAAAAATAAGGAAGAcggaatctttttttttttttgaaaaaggaaggAAGACGgaatttttgttcaaaaacaaGGTAAGACTGAATTTTTTGTTCATAAACAAGGAATCCAAGTCTCCTCCACgtgatatttacttttatttggttTCTGTAAAGAATTTTTATATAATGGGAGTATcactttaagtttttattaagttttttcgtgaaaaataaaaaatcaagaaagcaaataaaataagagaggattaccaaaaaaaaaaataagagaggaaacaagataaatatttaagaaattcTTAGATAATTTGGAGAGACTCTAAAACTAAATCTCAAGTTGTGaatgattcattttattttgaaatatattatatataaggcCTATTTAGctcaatatcaaaattttggatGGTATTTGCAGAAGTGtgcaaattttttattaattggaGAACCATGTAACTTAACGCACGGCTTCACGATTCTGTCCTTGAGAAGTCACGTGTATGGCAAAATTGAGTAACCTGCAACCGGCAGTTTTGACGATATAACAGGTTATTGAAAAAGTCAACAGAGATTGAAAACCGGTTATTTTTGGCGATGTGAAGTGATGAAcataagagaagagaggaagataTTTTAGtgcttttataatattttattaacaaaaagatattttcgcagatgataagatatttttaagaaaggagagaagaagatatttttgaagatgagatcattattttcaaaataatgatCACAAATTCAGTAATGGGCCATCGTATGCTCACAAATTAAGCATGGGCCGTGTAACGGTTATATACTACGGGCTTTTAAATTGTTAAGTGGGCCTGATTATATTTTAGAGAACCTTTGATCGAACTGCAATATCCTAAtgttataaaaatgtaaataatcgCATTATTTAATTATTCCTGGTCAGCCTATTGCAGCAGCCTCTGAACTTTACGTGTTGTCAGTTTAATGCAGGAGACTGTAATTATTACGAAGGGTTTTGTTTCAAAAGATGCTAAAACCTTTTGAGTTTCCCATAGAACATAACGCCATCTCTCACATCTTCTCATTACTCTCTCACCTTCAAACTTTGAAGttcaccaaaagaaaaaaagtccAGAAAATGGACGAATCTCCCAACCGCGATGAACCAGTTCGCGATCCTGCGGAACCTCCCCTTCCCATTCCGGAGATGATGTTTGCGGCGGGCGATGAACCGGTAGGTGTCAGAGTTCTTACCTACCAATCCTCTACGGCTATCAATCACATACTAGATTCCCTGGAAGAAGATGAGATCCAGAGATTGCGCTTGTCTCCCTTTGGTAAGATTGTTGACATCGCGGAGAAACCGGGTTTCTCGGGTAGATTTGCTAGATACATGTTGTCTAGACAGTTGAAGGTGGAGAAAAAATATGAGGCTTGGTTTCGGTTTGCGGGGAAACCGATAAAATTTTCTCTTCGCGAGTTCGCGATTGTAACCGGTCTCCACTGCGGTGAATACCCGAAGAAGACGAAGGTGAAGTCAAAGTCGAAGATGAAGGAGAAACCTTATTGGGCCGAGCTATTTGGGAACAGAGAGGAGATTCGGGTTTCGACGGCCCTAAAGATGCTAAGGAAAAAAACGATAACCGATTCAGACATAAGGATTAAGGTGGCTTGTCTCGCGATAGTCTCTTCGGTCCTCCTCTCCACAAACCTCaaaatgaagatgatgaaagaaCATGCTGAGGCAACAAAAGATCTCGACCAGTTCTTTTCGTATCCGTGGGGTCGCCTAGCTTTTGAAATGCTTATGGGTAGTATAAAGCAAAGAGACGAGGTCGCCTTCTCCAATGATACAATAGCACTGAAAGGGTTTGCATTGGCACTACAACTGGTTATGGTAGAGGCTGTACCATCTCTAACCGAAGTTGTCTTGGAGACTTGTGCATCTTCTGATTCCGATAGCAGCGACGATGGAGATGATATCGTGAAGAAGAGGAACAAACAAAAGACACTGAGCCCCGGGCATGCTCGCAAAGAGGACAAAAAAACTGATGTAAGTTGATGTTTTTGAGTCCTCCGTTTTAGTAATAACAAACACTcgatatttttgttaaatttgtgTTGTTGGTTAACAGTTAAGCTTTAATATTTCAGGTTTTGGTTAGAAGCATTATCCCTGATGATCCGGATAGACCAATAGATAACGTTATACTTGTATGGGCAGACGAGGTGTGCGACGTTAAAGTAGATAATCTTCTGAAGCTTCTAGCAGAAGGTTACTCTTTCACGGCTACGATGTTCAAAGGTGGCGCTACCAAACTTGACGTTGAGAGATTGCGTGACATAGCAAAGGAGGTGGGTAAGAAGAAGCGGAAAAATAACCCGGTTACACACAAGGAAACGGACGACGACAACCGTATTGCAGGCATTGTGATGTCTATTCTCAAAACGGAGCTCCAAAGAGTTGATGCGAATGTGGCCAAAGCTGTATCAGTTGCCGAAAAAACGGCTGTTCAAGTGGACTCCTTGGAGACCACTATCATGGTTTCAGTCAATAATCAGCTTCAAACCTTCAAGGATGATATCATGCGGTCTTCCATGGACGGTGAGGCCAACCCAAACCTCAGAACACAGAACCTGGGGGGAACCTAAACACTGAGGTAAATGAGGAAGAAAATGGTGACAACAGTCAACCCAATGGCGACAGAAGATCAACATCAGTGTTGGAGGTAATTGAAAAATACTAGAACTTGCCGTTTGCGATTGTAATATCCGATACCAATATATAGTAACTGGTATCAACCATCATATGATGGTAAAACCGGATAtgtataacaatatatttttgtttttggattgGGGTTGATTGACAGGGGTCTCATGGGAGGGTAGCTAATTCTACTTCACGCTTGAATAACAATGATCAGGGCTTCGAGGCTGACTTCTTATCAGCCAATAGCCACACCAAAGAATCTTCTATGGTCTCGGTATGtataatgaattaattttttagtGGTATAAGTGATTTTAACCACAATAAATGGATTTACTATGTTTTTCGTATAAGTGATTTCaaacatgaaaattaattaatatgttaGGGGTAATAAGTGATTTCGAACATGTTGACTTGTTATTGTGCCGG
It encodes:
- the LOC108851203 gene encoding uncharacterized protein LOC108851203, which encodes MDESPNRDEPVRDPAEPPLPIPEMMFAAGDEPVGVRVLTYQSSTAINHILDSLEEDEIQRLRLSPFGKIVDIAEKPGFSGRFARYMLSRQLKVEKKYEAWFRFAGKPIKFSLREFAIVTGLHCGEYPKKTKVKSKSKMKEKPYWAELFGNREEIRVSTALKMLRKKTITDSDIRIKVACLAIVSSVLLSTNLKMKMMKEHAEATKDLDQFFSYPWGRLAFEMLMGSIKQRDEVAFSNDTIALKGFALALQLVMVEAVPSLTEVVLETCASSDSDSSDDGDDIVKKRNKQKTLSPGHARKEDKKTDVLVRSIIPDDPDRPIDNVILVWADEVCDVKVDNLLKLLAEGYSFTATMFKGGATKLDVERLRDIAKEVGKKKRKNNPVTHKETDDDNRIAGIVMSILKTELQRVDANVAKAVSVAEKTAVQVDSLETTIMVSVNNQLQTFKDDIMRQPNGDRRSTSVLEGSHGRVANSTSRLNNNDQGFEADFLSANSHTKESSMVSSRAEVNGANVSRKIIGELSEGSHNVHYGSDNIETNFGGSKTVAPSPSLPVATEEITTTAILQAPSPYPSLPVATEDMIDTVPEHREEEATDDPSHPPLSPKSKRSKVVPGEHVQEIESGDDTLARAREADPFFTAYSCPDLVMSKYTKLVGKLSNNFVINVAGLAVTSKDITGIVELSRSLPARIIDILVRFVRTTYNSAPNCSRERSPNFLDTRYVVLLLKHYPKFERSRSQESYNFPKDLVHYLGQDEPTMAPFTHHYFPFDLGNKDWVVVCFDLKAWKLTVLECNMGLRSDEELAKQLQPFRDMIPPLLRRTGVLSTTASYPAVVIERPNVVRHNSNRSHSALTSILLMQTHARFGIEICRSITPTTLKEEAQRLVVMLYELHEKL